The stretch of DNA ttgtctttttttataattttgtggaAATGGTTTTTACTATTTTCAGGTAAGAACAAAGAACTGTTTATTTGCACTAAAATAAATGTCACTGtggatcagtttaatgcatctctgctgaataaaataaaataaaatgaactttgGAATGGTAGTGGATGTTAATTGATATTGAACtacaatgttaaaatgtattagtaCAGAAATTACTGTTAATAATGAACAAtacttgtaaagcatttattaatctcatgttACCCAATGTGCCTCATGTCTCTCTTATTGTTGTTCTAGGTCCAGGTGAAAAGGGTATAAAGAGGTTAAATCCTCTTGTTTTTCAGGATGACAAGATTCCACCCAAGTCCCCCCGTCCACGTCGAAACATCTGGCTTTCCCGGAGCCAGTCTGACATTTTCTCTCGTAAGCCTACTCGCAAAGTGAATGTCCAGGACCCTTACTACAACCCAGGACCTAGGGGCTTCATCCACGGCCATCCCAAAGTCAACCCTTTCAGTGCCAGAGAGGACTTAAAAGGCGGCAAGATCAAGTTTTACGACATGCCCAGCAAGTCGGTCTTCTCGCTCATGTTTGATTTGCACTCACCTCACGCCAGTCAAAGCTCATACCAGCCTCACGCCAACATCAGCACGGGAGCCTCCGGAAACAACTGCTTCCCATCCTGGCCGGAGACCTGGCAGCTGCCCGGTCGGCAGTGCTACTCGCTCCCCGGCTCTCCCCTGCTGCCCCACTCGGATGTCTTCTTCTCATCTCACCCCACGTCCAAAAGCGAGGCCGGACAGCCCAGCGGTGAAACCAAGCAGAAAGCATTGAGCAGCTGGGCTAAGAAGTACGCGGTCACTGAGATCCCTCCGTACAAACCACAAGCTGCAAGACAGGAGGAAGAGGGAGCGTTAGAGGACTGCTCGTCTCTAGTCCCCTCTGAAGGAGGAGAAGCGGAGGCCATGGACTGCTCCAGCAGCAGAGGAAGCCCTGCAGACGATAAGGACACGGTCCTGATACAGAACAGAAACTTATGTGAGGACATGGAGGCTGAAGACCAGGATGGCTTGATGATCTCCAACAAGAACTCGCTTACGCCGAGCATGTCTGTAGAGCCACAGGAACTCTGTCCGATAGTCCTCACCGCCTGCAAAGCCACATCTACAGGAGAACGCATCTCCAGATGTGACATCTAGATGGTTGAAGGGCACACGGCAGCCTGGTTGATGACGCTTCAAGTTTAAACTGATCAGATGCCACGCGAACAGAGATTATGTTCTTCTTTAGATATTTAATATGATTATAAGTTGTGTATATTTTTGTAACTTAAGCTAAAAGGGTGGCTTTGATTGATGGAAAGAGCAGGAAACAGAGGTGTGAAACACTGATCCGGTCCATGCTGTAGTAGTTACCCATCACACTATGAAGAACAACAGTGGGAAGATACATTGGACATCACCTTACACAGGGCTAATGATGAGACACATTctgtgatgtatatatatatttttttctttgtaatacaTGCTATTGGTTGCACATGCCAcatatgctgttttgttttttttgtttcgttttgtcCACAAACTGTATCCAGTCGCATGTTTAATTATAGATATGATAGAAGAACAAATGTCTTTTTTGCACTGCATGGGCTTAGAAATTGTGCAGCAAACATTCCATGTCGTCTGGCATCTTAAAAAGCTCCTGTTTTGATCCTACGCTAACGGTGTGTGCGCCATGGTCATTTCAAAACGAGGATCATTTTCACTCTTTGACCTCTCAGGTCTTTAAAAGATGAGTCCATGTCTGTATCTACTTAAAATCATAATTGTACTTGAAATAAGTTAAAtggtttgaactttttttttagtcTACTATGTGTCACTACATTTCTATGCAATCAACTTAACCAAGGCATGATAGTTTTATAGAATAAGAggatttattttgatatttatgagaaaaaaaaaagtaattttactaTGTCTGTGAACTGTTTAAACTGTGTTGTTGTTTATATGAACTGATGAATAGAGGTTTCTGTACATGTTGAAAATGGTCAGTTCTTGATAGTTTATTCCTAACTCTATATTTCTGCTTTTTCAGTCCTGTTTTGTATATTTCTAGTATAAGTCCAGTTGTATATTTCTACCAAAGACAGATCAGGACATATTTTCCCATTTATATGGCTTTAATTGTTTAAATTGCATGTGTTTATTcccatttgtttaaaataaattcagaatGTCTTATTTTATTGTGGCTTTTCTTTGACTTAAACCAAGCTTTTAAAGGTTTCTTTTGTAGTATCTATTAAGTCTAATGTCTGTCTGGTCTAATACACTTACAATAATACAGTCTTGCTTGCCTGaatttagattaaaataaatcaGAAGAGGAAAAACGGACAAGCCCTGGTGAGGAAACCATAGAAAAACTTagattttatttgaccaaaaatgctCACAAAATCGAAATCTGAAAATCAAAGGTTTCTATGCAGTTCCTTCAGGTTTTACAGCAGTGCTTTTTCCCCAGACGTAGTCCATCTTGTGCACGTGAGCCTTTGAAGACTTGGAGAAGGTGCTTTTGGCTACATGTAGAGGAACAGACTTGCCACTGAGGAAGAGCTTATTGAGACACGCTGGGATGAGGGGAGCAGTGCTGGATTCTTCAGCGTTTTCTGTCAGATTTCTGGCATGAGCAAAAATATAGCCAGTCATGAAAGCGTCAAACCCTGCTCGGTGAGTTCCTCCTTCCGCTTTCTTCTCTTTTGGTCTAACAGGAGCTTCAGAGGATGCTTCTGCCTGAGATTCCTCATTTTCATTCATGCTGGCTGCTGTCCCAGGTTCGAACGCATGTGTGGCATCTGCTGGCTCAGAACTTGCGGTCTTCTCCTGATGTTCAGATGTGGGCACTGCCTGGTCCAGCTCAGTCTCTTCAAAGTGTGACCTTTTGCCCTGCGGGGAACTGCATGTTTCGGAGGGCCCTTGAgaacctttctttttgttcttgcgcttcctcttcttcctcttgtcTTCTCTGGTCTTCTCATCGTGCTGGATTATAAGGTCTGTGTCATGTGACATGGAGCACTGAGAGCCATTAGGACACCATCCATACGCCTAGAGCAGAAAACCATTAACGAGCGTCACATTGTGTGCCATTAATAAAtgctgataattattttaaaatgatcatttatCAATATTTACAGTACTGACATTGATCTTGATAGTACTtgataataaacaatataatattaatattttttgggaaACCACAATACaggattttcaggattctttaattattagaatgtcaaaaaaaaaaatggaattggaGGAACTCACAGAGAACTGAACACAGACGTTGAGGGCACCGTCTGGATTCTGGTTGTCCAAGCATGGTCTGTAGTCTATGTAGGTCTGCATGTTGCCTGTATATTTACAAAACTCTAGGAACACATGACTCCCATTGCCACCTCCTGCAATGGCTTTGCTATTTTCCAGCTTACTGTGGAGGACAAAGAAATTACCTGAAATTTTAGCCAAAGCACAGACATGTacacttttttgtatttttgacatGGAGATATTACACATACCACTTCTTATAGGCATATTCCAAGTATGAGGCTGTAAACCGCAGCTCATACTCCGTTGCATACTTGGTGTCATAGATGCCTGAGGGAAACATCTGGGACAGATCGGCAATGAAGGTGCCCAGTCGATCAGGAAGATGGGCATAAAAGCATTGGTACAAGAAGACCATGTCAATCAGACCATTATGGACCACTAAGGGCTTGTTGGCCCTAAGCAGTTCTACGAACAAGGAGCGCATGTTTACGCCATGGGCATCACCTCCCTAAaataagcaaaagaaaaaaacagttgcTTGAAGTGTCATGAAAAcctaaaacacattttttgtcaTGTTAACATATATGAACAGGTTGCACATCAGTGAAAACAACTTTGGCACTCATTATGTCTATTATTATGGTTTAAGTGTCAAGTGTCTGAGCTTCTTTCTGGACTCAGACCAGTGCTGAAACAGGGGTTTCATAACACTTTAAGTCTCCAGATCTGAAAATATCAACGTTTTTCTTACCGGTTCAGTCATACTCACTTTATCATTACCCTTATAATAAGAAATGCCTTCAGCATATTGTTTGTTGAAGTCAAATCCGTGTTGTACAAGGAACTGCACTGACTGAGGTTCAATGATGTATTCCTCAGAACAAAGCAAGGTCAGATTGTAAACCTGTACCAGGTATGTGCTGTCCGCCTAGAAACAGGAAATGAACAAGAATCAAGGAAATATCCATTtacataataaaactaaaaaaaataatgttaatgttatagaCTTACTTTGTCGTCAAGCTTTTTATAACAAGCAAAGCCCAGTGAAAGTATGGAGCGTGTGCGAGCTGCATGGCATATGGCTTTGTACCGGTCTTCAATGGATCTTAAAAGgaaagacattttttaaaaatcattatcaCTTATCCAGACCTTTAGGATATtggataataatattttactcgCACAACTCACTCAGCTAGAAGTGCTTTCCTTGATCCAAGACCACTCAGTTCCTACAAGAGGCATGATTCATGAATTACTCTTATATCTCAGAAACGTACACTTTAATTTTTGCATTCGGTTGAGATTCTAAAAACAGAATGAGCTTTATCTTACCGTATCAATGGCGATGAATGAAGACGTTTTAATGGCTATCACAATTGCTGCCCACAACTCCTTAAAGTTATTTCCCAGCACATCTATAACTGGGACTATCATTGAGGATGACATTATATAAATTCGCCAGATAAACTAACATCTGAAAAACACAGCGAGTTTCTCTCGATTTTCAGCGCTATGTGTCGCCGCTGTTattataacaaaattattttgctgtcAATGCAGATAACTTACTGTAGACATGCTGAAAATGTCATTTCAGAGAGTAAAAAAATTACAACCGAAATTATCTACAGTATGCGTGTTCCCATCATTAGAGCGTCTACTTTTCACGTTTTTCCAGCTGCTCCTATATTTACTCCTTAAACGTCGTAAATCTGTTTTTCACACGTTCATAAATTCAATCGTTCGTCTAACATGTGAGAGTGCGAGTTTGTATACTTCcggtttttttcttctgttttacgAATATTTGGCATAAGGCGCGTTTCCGCTCCCTATTGGACTGGAGAGAGAAGTACATATGAAAATATAATCAATTacctaaataatattaattactttaaaatgGACTTGACAGATTaagagaaattaataaataaaaatataaattaaattatatctatctatctatctatctataaatgtatgtttattctGCATTGCTTTGTTCTTTCTTTTACATTCCTGGGCCGGTTAcgtagtttttgttttgtatttaactGTTGTTACTGAACTCAATAATaggctactgaaaaaaaaaaaacgaataatcatgccagttgaaaatgaaatgtaatcaaatatGAATCTAGACTTGAATAAGGAACGTGTGAAAAAAAGgccatttaaacatttgtttccATGGTTcatgaaaataagaaaaataattcgCTAACTTTTTATCCCTTTGTCACAATCATTGGCCACAATGTGCGCTTAATGTGAACGAATTTTGTACAGGCATATCTAAAGTCAACTCGCAGAAACACGTCATCAAGTAGCCTATCGAAGTTACCGACGCCATTTTGGCTCAAACAAAC from Carassius gibelio isolate Cgi1373 ecotype wild population from Czech Republic chromosome B2, carGib1.2-hapl.c, whole genome shotgun sequence encodes:
- the toe1 gene encoding target of EGR1 protein 1, yielding MSSSMIVPVIDVLGNNFKELWAAIVIAIKTSSFIAIDTELSGLGSRKALLAESIEDRYKAICHAARTRSILSLGFACYKKLDDKADSTYLVQVYNLTLLCSEEYIIEPQSVQFLVQHGFDFNKQYAEGISYYKGNDKGGDAHGVNMRSLFVELLRANKPLVVHNGLIDMVFLYQCFYAHLPDRLGTFIADLSQMFPSGIYDTKYATEYELRFTASYLEYAYKKCKLENSKAIAGGGNGSHVFLEFCKYTGNMQTYIDYRPCLDNQNPDGALNVCVQFSAYGWCPNGSQCSMSHDTDLIIQHDEKTREDKRKKRKRKNKKKGSQGPSETCSSPQGKRSHFEETELDQAVPTSEHQEKTASSEPADATHAFEPGTAASMNENEESQAEASSEAPVRPKEKKAEGGTHRAGFDAFMTGYIFAHARNLTENAEESSTAPLIPACLNKLFLSGKSVPLHVAKSTFSKSSKAHVHKMDYVWGKSTAVKPEGTA